One Pseudonocardia sediminis DNA window includes the following coding sequences:
- a CDS encoding helix-turn-helix domain-containing protein, with the protein MSKQEPVAVAAAPRFYSVAQVAAMFGMSTMTVYRAIAAGEFPAVKVRGRLIVPAKAIDAIADLAVAEQTVVDTSGWAPAQRGSAV; encoded by the coding sequence ATGAGCAAGCAGGAGCCGGTGGCCGTGGCGGCGGCGCCGCGGTTCTACAGCGTCGCGCAGGTTGCGGCGATGTTCGGGATGTCGACGATGACGGTCTACCGGGCGATCGCGGCGGGGGAGTTCCCGGCCGTGAAGGTCCGGGGGCGGCTGATCGTCCCGGCGAAGGCGATCGATGCGATCGCGGACCTGGCGGTGGCCGAGCAGACGGTCGTCGACACGTCCGGGTGGGCGCCGGCGCAGCGTGGGAGCGCCGTCTGA
- a CDS encoding type IV secretory system conjugative DNA transfer family protein, with amino-acid sequence MERGVGALMEILFSSTALVLAMFAAGALLAWARGARALAAGLALVALLPAATIVTALSWPALLAVTGLAGVIVWHRWSRSSATVSRWAARSRRKVGVASSLDIVRHAGTFAVRRRTGTVRPSLAALSRWQRARLATSEAAVELCRTGALRVWALVEDVVIVVGGPRTGKTGWLAGRVLDAPGAALVTSTRTDLLDLCAPLRRQSRGEVFVFNPAGLGDRASTITFDPLTGCTDPVTATERATDMLAAVASGSGGDREFWDGQARRVLAALLHAAALGHKRMTDVLGWVADPDSAGREVPALLRRSGVTAFEQDVMQFITTNERTRSSITSSVMPALGWLTHPAAAAAAEPGEGFDVARLLDGRATVFLLGAEEAQTAPLVCALTGHIAREARRLAAGQPAGRLDPPLGLFLDEAALISPVPLESWTADMGGRGVTILCAFQSRAQLLARWGEHKAATILNNTAAVMIFGGTRDKADLEFWSTLAGERDERVSTTDEHGRVASRSVRKVPVLAPAQIANLPAGRVVVIRRGIAPVIGRARMAWTRRDVRAHGRDARRVDTRAARALQLDELRMWRDDLAQAALSVLATWWPDRFAERHERRRDANAMFRELAVIHDQSLHTPAAPRPGTDGEADR; translated from the coding sequence GTGGAACGAGGGGTGGGAGCACTGATGGAGATCCTGTTCAGCTCCACCGCGCTCGTGCTCGCTATGTTCGCCGCGGGCGCCCTGCTTGCCTGGGCTCGCGGGGCACGGGCCCTGGCAGCTGGCCTCGCCCTGGTCGCGCTGCTCCCGGCGGCGACGATCGTCACGGCCCTGTCCTGGCCTGCCCTGCTCGCCGTGACGGGGCTGGCCGGGGTGATCGTGTGGCACCGGTGGTCGCGCTCCTCGGCGACCGTGTCGCGGTGGGCGGCCCGGTCGCGCCGCAAGGTCGGCGTGGCCTCGTCGCTGGACATCGTCCGGCACGCCGGGACCTTCGCGGTGCGGCGTCGGACCGGCACCGTGCGCCCGTCCCTGGCCGCTCTGTCGCGGTGGCAGCGGGCTCGGCTCGCGACCAGCGAGGCCGCGGTCGAGCTGTGCCGTACCGGCGCGTTGCGGGTGTGGGCGCTGGTCGAGGACGTCGTGATCGTCGTCGGCGGCCCCCGCACCGGCAAGACCGGTTGGCTCGCCGGGCGCGTCCTCGACGCCCCGGGTGCCGCGCTGGTGACCTCGACCCGCACCGACCTGCTGGACCTGTGTGCGCCGCTGCGCCGGCAGTCGCGGGGTGAGGTGTTCGTGTTCAACCCTGCCGGGCTCGGGGACCGGGCGTCGACGATCACGTTCGATCCGCTGACCGGCTGCACCGACCCCGTCACGGCCACGGAGCGGGCGACGGACATGCTCGCCGCGGTCGCCAGTGGGTCGGGTGGGGATCGGGAGTTCTGGGACGGTCAGGCCCGCCGCGTCCTCGCCGCGCTGCTGCACGCCGCCGCGCTCGGGCACAAGCGGATGACCGACGTCCTGGGCTGGGTGGCCGACCCGGATTCGGCCGGCCGCGAGGTGCCCGCACTGTTGCGTCGGTCGGGGGTGACGGCGTTCGAGCAGGACGTGATGCAGTTCATCACCACGAACGAGCGCACCCGGTCCTCGATCACGTCCTCGGTGATGCCTGCGTTGGGGTGGCTGACCCACCCGGCCGCGGCTGCGGCGGCCGAGCCGGGGGAGGGGTTCGACGTCGCCCGGCTGCTGGACGGGCGGGCGACGGTGTTCCTGCTCGGCGCCGAGGAGGCGCAGACCGCACCCCTGGTGTGCGCGCTGACCGGGCACATCGCCCGCGAGGCCCGACGGCTCGCCGCCGGACAACCGGCCGGGCGGCTGGACCCGCCGCTCGGACTGTTCCTGGACGAGGCCGCCCTGATCAGCCCTGTGCCGCTGGAGTCGTGGACGGCGGACATGGGTGGTCGTGGGGTGACGATCCTGTGCGCGTTCCAGTCCCGCGCCCAGCTCCTGGCCCGCTGGGGCGAGCACAAGGCGGCGACCATCTTGAACAACACCGCCGCGGTGATGATCTTCGGTGGGACGAGGGATAAGGCGGACCTGGAGTTCTGGTCCACCCTCGCCGGGGAGCGGGACGAGCGGGTCTCGACCACGGACGAGCACGGCCGGGTCGCGTCGAGGTCGGTGCGGAAGGTGCCGGTGCTGGCGCCGGCGCAGATTGCGAACCTGCCCGCAGGGCGGGTGGTGGTGATCCGCCGCGGGATCGCCCCGGTGATCGGCCGGGCCCGCATGGCCTGGACCCGTCGCGACGTCCGCGCCCACGGCCGCGACGCCCGCCGGGTCGACACCCGCGCGGCCCGCGCGCTCCAGCTCGACGAGCTGCGGATGTGGCGCGACGACCTCGCCCAGGCCGCGCTCTCGGTCCTGGCCACGTGGTGGCCGGACCGGTTCGCCGAGCGCCACGAGCGGCGTCGGGACGCAAACGCGATGTTCCGCGAGCTGGCCGTCATCCACGACCAGTCTCTGCACACCCCTGCCGCCCCGCGGCCGGGCACCGATGGGGAGGCAGACCGATGA
- the crcB gene encoding fluoride efflux transporter CrcB — MVSEQPVADGADGACPVEQAGPPVTTPSSRRWPVLAAVATGGVVGAEARFVIGVAFPQPSGGWPWTTFLVNVSGCLLIGVLLTVLSELTVPHPLLRPLLGVGVLGGYTTFSTYAVDVVALVDAGRPVVALGYVVATPLAAVAACVLGVAVTRRAAGRTGGEPE, encoded by the coding sequence GTGGTGTCCGAGCAGCCCGTTGCCGACGGTGCCGATGGGGCGTGTCCGGTCGAGCAGGCCGGTCCGCCGGTCACCACGCCGAGCAGTCGCCGGTGGCCGGTCCTCGCCGCTGTCGCGACCGGTGGCGTGGTAGGCGCCGAGGCTCGGTTCGTGATTGGGGTCGCGTTCCCGCAGCCATCCGGCGGGTGGCCGTGGACGACGTTCCTCGTCAATGTCTCGGGTTGTCTGCTGATCGGGGTACTGCTGACGGTGCTCTCGGAGCTGACGGTCCCGCACCCGTTGCTGCGCCCGTTGCTGGGTGTGGGTGTGCTGGGTGGATATACGACGTTCTCCACCTACGCGGTGGACGTCGTCGCTCTGGTCGACGCGGGTCGGCCCGTGGTGGCGCTGGGCTACGTGGTGGCGACGCCCCTTGCGGCGGTCGCGGCCTGTGTGCTCGGCGTCGCGGTAACTCGGCGGGCGGCCGGGCGCACGGGCGGTGAGCCGGAGTGA
- a CDS encoding fluoride efflux transporter FluC, whose translation MNGWTVLLVGAGAAVGAPLRYLADTAAKARFASVWPWGTFVVNVVGSLVLGAMTAGSAEFGPEVVAVVGTGFCGALTTYSTFGYEVAGLAERGRAGAAWGYLAASVAVGVCAAAIGFLVVRVLLG comes from the coding sequence GTGAACGGGTGGACGGTGCTGCTGGTCGGAGCAGGTGCCGCGGTGGGGGCACCGCTGCGCTACCTGGCCGATACCGCCGCGAAGGCCCGGTTCGCGTCGGTGTGGCCGTGGGGGACGTTCGTGGTCAACGTCGTCGGGTCGCTTGTGCTCGGTGCGATGACGGCGGGGTCGGCCGAGTTCGGGCCGGAGGTCGTCGCGGTGGTCGGTACCGGGTTCTGTGGTGCGCTGACCACCTACAGCACGTTCGGCTACGAGGTCGCGGGTCTGGCGGAACGGGGTCGGGCCGGGGCGGCTTGGGGCTACCTGGCGGCGAGCGTCGCGGTCGGGGTGTGTGCGGCGGCGATCGGCTTCCTGGTCGTGCGGGTGCTGCTCGGGTGA
- the mobF gene encoding MobF family relaxase translates to MVGVLSISSGYSPEYLLKEVATGRENYYTGAVAAGEPPGRWWGAGAEKLGLRGLVDAQDMRAVYERFIDPRDTAFGDPQQWDSAATLGHVGRKYRTAEELYEQALEREPDAAAERRAELRTEAGKAARHNVAFFDITFSVQKSVTLLHTAFEAREVAARNAGDEETAAAWGQFRTAVEDAIWAGNNAALSYLQDKAGYTRVGHHGGAAGRYADAHEWTVASFFQHDSRDGDPQLHIHNGTLNRVEGPDGQWRTLDGRSLYRWRPAAAAVAERTTEETLAYTLGTLAVTRPDGKSREILGVPDEAILLLSSRRHKVTAKTAELFEAFEDRYGRAPNSAERDRLSRQATFATRAAKSHDGQTREEFLDETAAKLRADIDGGLAGIADTALAARREGVQPQTFNPTAVVEIAVADVRDRKAGWTRADLTRAVNAALPDYLGVPDGAEVATLLDQLTDVALEHLVDLDAAEPGEDLLPADMRTANGESAFRAPGGRLYTTTDQIRSERILLAATAAHNGTALTRGAADRFVDRLRTDGIELGVDQAAAVRGILTSGARVETLVGPAGTGKSFVVGALARAWSDPALPAGPDGTPPAAPRRVFGLATSQKATEVLTAEGLTAANIARWSATQARLDAAPAERRTRDGDEAWRLREGDLVVVDESAMTDTASLEQIHARVAAAGAKLLLTGDHRQLSAVGAGGAMDLLATAGSSYELTDARRFSAGWERDASLRLREADQTVLQDYHQHGRLLDAGDRDGAEESAARAWLADTLAGKRSLLLVDSNDQAARVSASVRAELVRLGRVAETGVPLGMQGTVAGVGDLVEARAIDWTLAGYEGNRRPVMNRDLFRVTAVRDDGALEVTTDTHGTGTGDRMVLPAAYVAEHLALGYAGTTHAGQGATVDTTHTVVTPATRANSLYVGMSRGRDCNTAHVTTHTGPDDLADGTPQAHGIHRSPVAAVATILDGADQAVSQSALATEAASAERAASAATAAERLADGAQRVATARTAHALDQLVATGALTPDERAKVAAEDGTAALTRILRRAELASHDPHTVLADAVQRGPLSGSRSVANVLYSRIRDSHRFDPVGERWTDWVPRTDDEGWNAYLQVLAEAADQRAAQLGADAVAEPPRWAVDAFGEPPADQQARQRWQSAVGQVAAYREVRGHDDDTDPLGPAPQPGQVEQFAAHRAAWRALGRPEVEREHLELSNGQLRMRVRAYERELAAAPRYVGNELAGTRQAAARYEQDAALRRAEAENAGQQSDRERLTAEAEQAAALARTLTERAEELQQVDDARGRWLLHTTQTRLQAELSKAELASRDATDDPADHVTVEEWMTAHLDDQAEDEQHREITEADFVDDLDPAEHDDDTATHEANVRDDAPPRTSASEDVVRVPTADEAADSVAQAGRVLDEIAYRDALDEQDGEQHDRHQQLTQWHHDDQTAEHADAHDAEDQLEPTGL, encoded by the coding sequence GTGGTCGGGGTGCTGAGCATCTCCTCGGGCTACAGCCCGGAGTACCTGTTGAAGGAGGTCGCGACCGGGCGGGAGAACTACTACACCGGCGCGGTCGCCGCGGGCGAACCGCCGGGGCGCTGGTGGGGCGCGGGTGCGGAGAAGCTCGGCTTGCGCGGTCTGGTGGACGCCCAGGACATGCGGGCGGTCTACGAGCGTTTCATCGACCCTCGGGACACCGCGTTCGGTGACCCGCAGCAGTGGGACAGCGCGGCGACGCTGGGACACGTGGGACGCAAGTACCGGACCGCCGAGGAACTCTATGAGCAGGCGTTGGAACGCGAGCCGGACGCCGCCGCGGAACGCCGCGCGGAGCTGCGTACCGAGGCGGGCAAGGCCGCTCGGCACAACGTGGCGTTCTTCGACATCACATTCAGCGTGCAGAAGTCGGTGACGCTGCTGCACACCGCGTTCGAGGCCCGCGAGGTCGCCGCCCGCAACGCGGGCGACGAGGAGACCGCCGCGGCGTGGGGCCAGTTCCGCACGGCCGTCGAGGACGCGATCTGGGCGGGCAACAACGCCGCGCTCTCGTACTTGCAGGACAAGGCCGGTTACACCCGGGTCGGGCACCACGGCGGCGCCGCGGGCCGCTACGCCGACGCTCACGAGTGGACCGTGGCGTCGTTCTTCCAGCACGACTCCCGCGACGGGGACCCGCAGCTCCACATCCACAACGGCACCCTGAACCGGGTCGAGGGCCCGGACGGGCAGTGGCGCACCCTCGACGGCCGCTCGCTGTACCGGTGGCGCCCGGCCGCCGCGGCGGTTGCCGAGCGCACGACCGAGGAGACGCTGGCCTACACCCTGGGGACGCTCGCGGTGACGCGTCCGGACGGGAAGTCCCGCGAGATCCTCGGCGTCCCGGACGAGGCGATCTTGCTGCTGTCCTCGCGGCGGCACAAGGTGACCGCGAAGACCGCGGAGCTGTTCGAGGCGTTCGAGGACCGCTACGGCCGCGCCCCGAACTCCGCCGAGCGCGACCGGCTGTCCCGACAGGCGACGTTCGCGACGCGGGCGGCGAAGTCCCACGACGGGCAGACCCGGGAGGAGTTCCTGGACGAGACCGCGGCGAAGCTGCGCGCGGACATCGACGGCGGGCTGGCCGGGATCGCCGACACCGCCCTCGCCGCCCGCCGCGAGGGCGTGCAGCCGCAGACGTTCAACCCGACCGCGGTCGTGGAGATCGCCGTCGCCGACGTACGCGACCGCAAGGCCGGGTGGACCCGCGCCGACCTCACCCGGGCGGTGAACGCCGCCCTGCCGGACTACCTCGGCGTCCCCGACGGCGCCGAGGTGGCGACCCTGTTGGACCAGCTCACCGACGTCGCGTTGGAGCACCTGGTCGACCTCGACGCAGCCGAGCCCGGCGAGGACCTGCTGCCCGCCGACATGCGGACCGCGAACGGGGAGTCGGCGTTCCGCGCGCCGGGCGGACGGCTCTACACCACGACCGACCAGATCCGCTCCGAGCGGATCCTGCTCGCGGCGACCGCCGCCCACAACGGCACCGCGCTCACCCGCGGCGCGGCGGACCGCTTCGTCGACCGGCTCCGGACCGACGGCATCGAGCTGGGCGTCGACCAGGCCGCCGCGGTGCGCGGAATCCTGACCTCCGGTGCCCGGGTCGAGACCCTCGTCGGGCCCGCGGGAACCGGGAAGTCGTTCGTCGTCGGCGCCCTGGCCCGGGCGTGGAGCGACCCGGCCCTACCCGCCGGCCCCGACGGCACCCCGCCGGCCGCGCCGCGGCGGGTGTTCGGATTGGCGACCAGCCAGAAGGCCACCGAGGTCCTGACCGCCGAAGGGCTGACCGCAGCGAACATCGCCCGCTGGTCGGCCACCCAGGCCCGCCTCGACGCCGCCCCGGCCGAGCGCCGCACCCGCGACGGCGACGAGGCATGGCGGCTGCGCGAGGGCGACCTGGTCGTGGTCGACGAGTCCGCGATGACCGACACCGCGTCGCTGGAGCAGATCCATGCCCGCGTGGCGGCGGCCGGGGCGAAGCTGCTGCTCACCGGTGACCACCGCCAGCTCTCCGCGGTCGGCGCCGGCGGCGCGATGGACCTGCTCGCCACGGCGGGGTCGAGCTACGAGCTGACCGACGCCCGCCGGTTCAGCGCCGGGTGGGAACGCGACGCCTCGCTGCGGCTGCGCGAGGCCGACCAGACGGTGTTGCAGGACTACCACCAGCACGGCCGCCTCCTCGACGCCGGCGACCGCGACGGGGCGGAAGAATCCGCCGCGCGGGCGTGGCTGGCCGACACCCTCGCCGGTAAGAGGTCGCTGCTGCTGGTCGACTCCAACGACCAGGCCGCCCGCGTCTCCGCCAGCGTGCGGGCCGAGCTCGTCCGGCTCGGCCGGGTCGCCGAGACCGGCGTGCCGTTGGGGATGCAGGGGACCGTGGCCGGGGTCGGGGACCTGGTCGAGGCCCGCGCGATCGACTGGACCCTGGCCGGGTACGAGGGCAACCGGCGACCGGTGATGAACCGCGACCTGTTCCGGGTCACAGCGGTCCGCGACGACGGCGCGCTCGAGGTCACCACCGACACCCACGGCACCGGGACCGGGGACCGCATGGTCCTGCCGGCCGCCTACGTCGCCGAGCATCTCGCGCTCGGCTACGCCGGAACCACCCACGCCGGGCAGGGCGCGACGGTCGACACCACCCACACCGTCGTCACCCCCGCGACCCGCGCGAACTCCCTCTACGTCGGCATGTCCCGCGGCCGGGACTGCAACACCGCACACGTCACCACCCACACCGGCCCCGACGACCTCGCCGACGGAACCCCCCAGGCGCACGGCATCCACCGCAGCCCCGTCGCCGCGGTCGCGACGATCCTCGACGGCGCCGACCAGGCCGTGTCCCAGTCCGCCCTCGCCACCGAGGCCGCCTCCGCCGAGCGAGCGGCCAGCGCGGCGACCGCGGCCGAGCGGCTCGCCGACGGCGCACAGCGGGTCGCCACCGCGCGCACCGCGCACGCGCTCGACCAGCTCGTCGCCACCGGGGCCCTGACCCCCGACGAGCGGGCAAAGGTCGCCGCGGAGGACGGCACCGCCGCCCTGACCCGCATCCTGCGCCGCGCCGAGCTGGCCAGCCACGACCCCCACACCGTCCTCGCCGATGCCGTGCAGCGCGGACCGCTGTCCGGGTCGCGCAGCGTCGCGAACGTGCTCTACTCCCGCATCCGCGACTCCCACCGCTTCGACCCGGTGGGGGAGCGCTGGACCGACTGGGTTCCGCGCACCGACGACGAGGGCTGGAACGCCTACCTGCAGGTGCTGGCCGAGGCCGCCGACCAGCGCGCCGCCCAGCTCGGCGCCGACGCGGTCGCGGAACCGCCGCGGTGGGCGGTGGACGCCTTCGGGGAGCCTCCAGCCGACCAGCAGGCGCGCCAGCGGTGGCAGAGCGCCGTCGGGCAGGTCGCGGCCTACCGGGAGGTCCGCGGCCACGACGACGACACCGACCCGCTCGGTCCGGCGCCGCAGCCGGGGCAGGTCGAGCAGTTCGCCGCGCACCGCGCTGCGTGGCGGGCGCTGGGCCGCCCGGAGGTCGAACGCGAGCACCTGGAGCTGTCCAACGGCCAGCTCCGGATGCGCGTGCGCGCCTACGAGCGCGAGCTGGCCGCCGCGCCCCGCTACGTCGGCAACGAGCTGGCCGGAACCCGACAGGCCGCCGCACGCTACGAGCAGGACGCCGCCCTCCGCCGCGCCGAGGCCGAGAACGCCGGCCAGCAGTCCGATCGGGAACGCCTCACCGCCGAGGCAGAGCAGGCCGCGGCCCTGGCGCGCACGCTGACCGAGCGGGCTGAGGAACTCCAGCAGGTCGACGACGCCCGGGGCCGGTGGCTGCTCCACACCACCCAGACCCGGTTGCAGGCCGAGTTGTCCAAGGCCGAGCTGGCTTCCCGCGACGCTACCGACGACCCCGCCGACCATGTCACCGTCGAGGAATGGATGACCGCGCACCTGGACGACCAGGCTGAGGACGAGCAGCACCGCGAGATCACCGAGGCCGACTTCGTCGACGACCTCGACCCCGCTGAGCACGACGACGACACCGCGACGCACGAGGCGAATGTCCGCGACGACGCACCGCCGCGGACCAGTGCCTCGGAGGACGTCGTCCGGGTCCCGACCGCGGACGAGGCCGCCGACTCGGTCGCCCAGGCCGGGCGGGTACTCGACGAGATCGCCTACCGCGACGCCCTCGACGAGCAGGACGGCGAACAACACGACCGCCACCAGCAGCTCACCCAGTGGCACCACGACGACCAGACCGCCGAACACGCCGACGCCCACGACGCGGAGGACCAGCTGGAACCGACCGGACTTTAG
- a CDS encoding universal stress protein produces MEPVVGTVVVGYGRGEAGDRAVTTAADLAVRLSTELLVVHVVDAGDYPVDPDSASFEAEAQDALGVAHDHVAALMGGLADGPEWKQRTERGDPVTVLAELAESCSASMIVVGSRGGGPGGLLSRVLEPSVSHGLIRHQTRPVLVVPAGH; encoded by the coding sequence ATGGAGCCAGTGGTGGGAACGGTCGTGGTCGGGTACGGCCGGGGCGAGGCGGGTGACCGGGCCGTGACGACGGCTGCGGATCTGGCGGTGCGTCTGAGCACGGAGCTGCTGGTCGTACACGTGGTGGATGCCGGTGACTATCCGGTGGATCCGGACTCGGCGTCGTTCGAGGCTGAGGCACAGGATGCCCTGGGTGTTGCGCACGACCACGTCGCCGCGCTGATGGGAGGGCTCGCGGACGGGCCGGAGTGGAAGCAGCGGACCGAGCGGGGTGACCCGGTCACGGTGTTGGCGGAGCTGGCGGAGTCGTGCAGCGCGTCGATGATCGTGGTCGGTAGCCGCGGCGGGGGACCGGGTGGTCTGCTGTCGCGGGTGCTGGAGCCGTCGGTGTCGCACGGGCTGATCCGACACCAGACCCGCCCCGTGCTGGTGGTCCCGGCGGGGCACTGA